One Chloroflexota bacterium genomic region harbors:
- a CDS encoding AAA family ATPase codes for MLTAGSMTTAWTTCSTSSSSHSSAVSNTLRSPPPPLRRGRAYRICRWAPMATRYLVVAEKVQGEAAVISPATMEELGAAAKDSLTVTGSSTFFVTPFITDPKLPASQVKLPRRLAMTLKEGERVSVQPTDLTPPPPPAPGPSAQGNQRAQSNVATATQGPVQIKWDTVAPSDFEAIAGLGNVKARIDQSLYYLTHPEWFLIRKSMPPRVFMLFGPYGCGKTMLAKAMASKLALPTSDGSQLDVKLKIIKATEIKDPYLGMSARNAQQILDAARSECNRGSTVLLVLDEIDSLVSNRADKNTHEEYRDIVNSLIQDVQGVQELETELRIKALWNDPDVVKLRQKLSEEVRKLGKKDSKGDIQFPEDMWTKETREEMLALRKKVMDAGGVSTVIIVGTTNDPLRIDEAFISRAGDNIFFVSRPSADAIGKMLKDQLDPTFFDLSDSERKELAAEAFRNGLTGRDIMLSWLQPLRTKGPGSLSIMGYQSIKSFMPHPTVGIEWEMDLFGRLRERGHIAMTDQVGDYLKLMDEARKPSKQEKDDDSAALAITPRRTVSALKQKQPALFEV; via the coding sequence ATGTTGACGGCGGGCTCGATGACGACCGCCTGGACAACATGTTCAACCAGTAGTAGCTCGCACTCGTCCGCAGTTTCGAACACACTCCGGTCCCCGCCCCCTCCCTTGCGGAGGGGGCGGGCGTACCGAATATGCCGGTGGGCACCTATGGCAACACGCTATCTTGTCGTCGCAGAGAAGGTCCAAGGGGAGGCGGCCGTTATCAGCCCGGCCACGATGGAAGAGCTGGGCGCTGCTGCGAAAGATTCTCTGACCGTCACCGGCTCATCTACATTCTTTGTCACGCCGTTCATCACCGATCCCAAGCTGCCCGCCAGCCAGGTGAAGCTCCCCCGCCGCCTGGCGATGACGTTGAAGGAAGGCGAGCGTGTGAGCGTGCAGCCGACGGACCTGACGCCGCCACCGCCGCCCGCTCCCGGCCCCAGCGCGCAGGGCAACCAGCGCGCGCAGTCCAATGTGGCCACGGCGACGCAAGGGCCTGTGCAGATCAAGTGGGATACGGTTGCCCCATCCGACTTTGAAGCGATCGCCGGGCTGGGCAATGTGAAGGCCCGGATTGACCAATCGCTCTATTATCTGACGCACCCCGAGTGGTTCCTTATCAGGAAGAGCATGCCGCCGCGGGTCTTTATGCTCTTCGGTCCGTACGGCTGCGGCAAGACGATGCTGGCGAAGGCGATGGCCTCTAAGCTGGCCCTGCCGACGAGCGACGGTTCCCAGCTGGACGTGAAGCTGAAGATCATCAAGGCGACGGAGATCAAAGACCCGTACCTGGGCATGTCCGCCCGGAACGCGCAACAGATCCTCGATGCGGCGCGTTCCGAGTGCAACCGCGGCTCCACGGTGCTGCTGGTGCTGGACGAGATTGACTCGCTGGTCTCCAACCGGGCAGATAAGAACACGCACGAAGAGTACCGCGACATCGTGAACTCGCTCATCCAGGACGTGCAGGGCGTGCAGGAGCTGGAGACAGAGCTGCGCATCAAGGCGCTGTGGAACGACCCGGACGTGGTGAAGCTGCGGCAGAAGCTCTCCGAGGAAGTGCGGAAACTGGGGAAGAAGGACAGCAAGGGCGATATCCAGTTCCCGGAGGATATGTGGACGAAGGAGACGCGGGAGGAGATGCTGGCGCTGCGCAAGAAGGTGATGGATGCGGGCGGCGTCTCCACGGTCATCATCGTTGGGACGACGAACGACCCCCTGCGGATAGACGAAGCGTTCATCTCGCGCGCCGGGGACAACATCTTCTTCGTCTCGCGACCTTCGGCCGACGCCATCGGGAAAATGCTGAAGGACCAGCTGGACCCGACGTTCTTCGATCTTTCCGACTCCGAGCGCAAAGAGTTGGCGGCAGAGGCCTTCCGCAATGGGCTGACAGGGCGGGACATCATGCTCTCCTGGCTGCAGCCGCTGCGCACCAAGGGGCCCGGCTCGCTCTCCATCATGGGCTATCAGTCCATCAAATCGTTCATGCCGCACCCGACGGTGGGCATCGAGTGGGAGATGGACCTGTTCGGCAGGCTGCGTGAGCGGGGACACATCGCGATGACGGACCAGGTGGGCGATTACCTGAAGCTGATGGATGAGGCACGCAAGCCATCCAAGCAGGAGAAGGACGAC